The DNA sequence AACGTGCTGTTCTTTCAGCCATTATTTTTGATCCTGAGGCTTACGAAGAGATTGCCTCTAAGCTCAACTCACATGACTTCTATTTCCCATTTCATCAGTATATTTTTATGGCAATGGAAGAGCTCTCAAGAGAAGAGAAGCCTATAGATGAAGAGTTTCTTAAGTCAAAACTTCAAAATATGGGTAAGTTTGATGAGGTCGCAATGCTCGATTTACTCTCAGCAAACCCTATTTCTAATACTATGGCATATATTACTGAGATCAAAGCCAAATCTACTAAACGTGCATTAGCAACATTGGCAACAGAGATCAAAAAGGTAACCATTGAAGATAATCTTCCTGCTGAGGAAGTCATGAACCTTGTAGAGAAAAAACTCTATGAGATTACACAAAACAATACCAATGAGGATTTTAGGGAGTCCAAAGAGATTGCCATTGCAATGATGGAGGATATTAATCGTCTCAAGGCATTAGGGAACTCCAAGCTCATTGGTACTGACACTGGGTTTAAGAGTCTTAATGATAAGACATCAGGTTTTGGAAAAGGAGACCTTGTTATTATTGCAGCAAGACCGGCAATGGGAAAAACTGCCTTAGTGCTTAATATGGCACTTAAAGCCATAGAGCGTAATGAAGGAGTGGCACTCTTCTCTTTAGAAATGCCTGCAGAGCAACTGATGCTTAGGCTACTTTCGGTAAAAACCTCTATCCCATTACAGCAACTACGTGTGGGTGATCTTAATGATGATCAATGGTCACAGCTCTCTGCAGCAACCAATGAACTTTCTCAAAAGAAGCTCTTTGTTGATGATGGTGGGTATGCGACTATCCATCATGTACGTTCTAAACTTAGAAAACTCAAAACACAACATCCTGAGATTT is a window from the Sulfurovum sp. genome containing:
- a CDS encoding replicative DNA helicase, whose protein sequence is MENMYNLNIERAVLSAIIFDPEAYEEIASKLNSHDFYFPFHQYIFMAMEELSREEKPIDEEFLKSKLQNMGKFDEVAMLDLLSANPISNTMAYITEIKAKSTKRALATLATEIKKVTIEDNLPAEEVMNLVEKKLYEITQNNTNEDFRESKEIAIAMMEDINRLKALGNSKLIGTDTGFKSLNDKTSGFGKGDLVIIAARPAMGKTALVLNMALKAIERNEGVALFSLEMPAEQLMLRLLSVKTSIPLQQLRVGDLNDDQWSQLSAATNELSQKKLFVDDGGYATIHHVRSKLRKLKTQHPEISLAIIDYLQLMSGEGREGRQQEISEISRGLKQLARELQIPILALSQLNRGLESRDNKRPMLSDLRESGAIEQDADIILFVYRSIVYKINEMKEKLEKAKTDGNAEKINEHQRKYDELLRNNEEETELIIGKQRNGPTGTVDLVFQKRYTRFVDASHSPAVEIVYEDADIPAHTGNIELPPI